The DNA sequence GTGTATTTCTCACCATTAAAATCCGGAAGAATTTTTAGTGTGGCCTTTTCATTAAACGGGTTTGGATAAACTGTGACGAATTTCTGATTTTCAGAGACTTCATTAATACCTGTAGTGAAAGATGTTAATTTTTCGGCGTACTTGACGGTCTGATAATTACTATTCTGGCTTAAAATACCTTTTGATATTTGAAGTACCGGGAAACCGAGCTCTCTGGTGTACCAGTTGTAATAATAATTGCCTTCTGTTTTACTTTTCAATGTGGCTGAGCCATCGGTATAAATACTGTCATATACAGTTTCATAAGTAAAAATGCGAATTGTACTTACAGTTCCCGCCGGGGTTTTTAATGTGCCCCAGGCATCGGCCTTTGAGTAACCAGTCACATGCAATACTTTTTGAGTGTATCCTGAAGAATAATAGATTAAGCGCGACTCATTTTTAATTGAATCCCCATATTTCAAAATAGGGAAAATGGGTCGTGGAATCGAGTACTTTGATATTCCCTGAACATCAGAGCCATAGTAAAACAATCCATTTTCGTTTTTTAGATAGAAATCATGCTTACAAGTTTCAATATCGGTGTGTGTAACATGTGAATGAACTTTAGTACATTCCTTGTTGATCGCCAAAACAGCCAATGGAAATTCCGAGTAATTAGTTGCCAAGCTTGCACTAATCCATTTTTGCACGTCAGATTCTTTTCCACTTAGGGTGCCAAAATCCCAAAAAACGTTTTCACCTTTTTTCCCAGGCAATATGTTGATTGACTGAATACTATCGACCATTATGCTTATTTGGGCATCTCCGGTTTTAGGTAAATCGTTGTTATTTAAAACAATTTGGGCATTCAGCAATTGAACTGAAAGCAATAAGGGCAACATGTAAAATATCGATATCCGTTTCTTCATCTAAGAATTTCTTTTTATTAAGATGTAATTATTCACTCCGAATAACTGTATTCAAAGTGTGCAAGGGCATCCACTACAACTGCTATTAGAATTTAGATAGTTGGTTTCATTTTTGCCTTTTCAGGGAATTAACATGTTAACTTTTTGTATTTAAGAAACAAGGGGACTTTTTAAAGTCCACCTTGTTCAACATTGAAAAAGAAACCCTATTACTCTATTTAACCAAAAGACTATTTAGTACCTAATTCAGATGGTTTTAATGACAACCTCCCGAGTGAGAACCATTTCCTGATTGATGAGATGAATGGCTGTCTGACTGATAAGATGTACCTCCACTATGACCTAAATGAGATACTCCCATACAACTTGTAAAAGCAAAAAGTACAGAAACAATTAATACTAATCTTACAATTTTATTTTTCATAATGATTTTCTGATTTAAAATTTTTCTTGCCGGGTAAAGTCTCTTTTATATTGAGATACTCCAATTATTTAATTCCCTGGCTTTCCAAAAAATGATTGATTTTGTATTGTTTGTGAAACTTATCGTATTCACTAAGTGACGATGAAGACTTAAATTGAGCATCGATAGCATCGTGCAGCACGTGGTTGTCAGGAAATGAAGCTTTTAAGTTCAAAGGTGTTAACTCCAATATTCCGTTATCCCCACCTTTACTGAAATAATAGGTGGTAATGGTTTTTGTTCCTCCTCGATAACCAGCTCCTTTGACCGTTTGTTTGGTGTAAATCCAGAGTATGCCTTTGTCAGCAACCGGATAATGCTCGTTATCCTGAAAACGTACAATTTTATCATCGCAAAGTTGATAACCCCATATTTCATTTTTTTTGAGGTTATAGGGCTTACCTTCATGAACCACAGTTATAAAATCCTTGCCAAGAAATTCGTTGAGCCTGATCTTATGTTTTTCGGTGGCGCAATCAATACCATATTCCATTTTCCCAGACGTAAAGTCGGCAAACGATTTAAAAACACCACTCTTTTGTGCAAACAATGAACCTGCGCTGATGATAGCTATCCCGGCTATCATAACAACTTTTTTTACTAAATTTTTCATGTTAATGTCTTTTAAAATTTACAAACTCCATCTAACAGATTTATTTGTATTAATTCAAAAATGCTTCAATCTCCACTTCCAGCCCAGCTAAAAAATAGGTCGTAATTGTTTGACCATCCTCACAATGAGAAGCTGCCTCAACCTTTTGTTTAGTATATATCCAAAGCACTCCATTATTAGCAGACTGATAACATTCGCTCTCCTGAAAACGCACTGTTTTTTCATCGAAAAGTTGAAAATCCCATGTTTCTGAAAATTTAGAGCAATAGGATAAACTATCCTGAATTGTAATCATAAAATTTTGACCTTGAAAATCGTTGAGTTTTATTTCATTCTTTTCTGTATTGTAATCATCAAATTCTAGTTCGCCGGATATATGGCCCTCTGTTGGTTTAAAATTCCAATTCGTTTGCGTAAGCAATGAACTCACCCTAATAACAGCTTTCTCAGCTATCATCACCATTTTTCTTATTGCGTTTTTCATTTGGATGTCAATTTAAATACTCAACCAACAAATGATTAGAAACAGGTGAATACCTGTTAATGAACCTATTTAAACCTCATCACGATTCCGTTAGGTTTTTTACCAACCGTAATCTTCATTGTCTCTTTGAGGTTTGGAATATCAACGACCGAAACCGTTCCTTCGGCCTGATTTGTCACATATCCGACAGTACCATCTTTATTAAAAGCTATAGCATGTGCGCCACTGCCGACTGTAACTTCACCCTTATGCGTATAATCGTCATAACTTTTCCCAATCATATGGACTCCACCATTGTTCGTTTCCCACATATGAATCTTGCTGCCATTCGGATCAGAAACCCACATCTGATTCATCATTGTATTCCGAGCGACCATGCCGGGCATAAATCCAAGGTCCAGCGTATCTGTCATCATATTGGTCACACCATCTATCATGCTGATGCTTTGTCCGTCTTCGTTATCTACATTCATCATTCCATCCATACCAGGCCAAGCGCCAACTGGATTTGCCCCAACTTCTGTAGTTTCAAGCACCTTTTTGCTAACGGCATCGACAATAGTTACCGTATTCGACATGCCATTTGCAACAAATGCCTTTTTGCCATCGTCAGAAAAAGTAACTTCGGCAGGCATCTGGCCTACAGGAATGGTATATAAAAGTGAGTATGACGTGGCATCAAATACCTTGATTTTACCTTCAGGCATCATGATGGCTGTCCACAATTCTTTACCATCAGGAGAGAAAATCGCATTGTGTACCATTTCTTCGAGTGCAATTTCCTTTATCAAATCTCCAGTAACTGCATCTAATACCAGAATCCTTCCAGACATTACCATGGTAGTAGCGCTTCCACTATGATGCTGACTGTGAGCATCCGTTGCACTTCCGGTAGAAGAAGTCTGCATCATACCATGCCCTTCGCTAAAATCCATACCCGGTGCGGCTATAATTAACTTGCTATTGTCGGACGAAATGTAAATATGAAGCGGCCACATGTTGGTCATTCCCATTTCCATTTGACTTTCACCTGAACTACTTTGGAGTTTGGTAAGGTCAATGGTGTTCTCAACCTTGTTTGTGGTAATATTGATTACTGAAATGGTACTGCTTTCGCCGTTGACCACGTAGGCCGCATCAAAATTTACCATTACATCGCCTGTTGAAGTTTCATCCTTTGAACAGGCTAAAAATAGGGTAGCACTTCCTATCAGGACTGCTAATGCTGTTTTTATATTTTTCATAAAATTATTTTAATTTGTGAAAAGAATCAATGAATAGCCATGACCAAATTCAAAAACCCTCTTTTCCCGAAGTTGGTTGAACCATGGCTATTGCATTGAAAACATGTATTGAAAAGCTATTTTTTCCTGACGTACTTGCAGCAAGCGTTGAGTTTTGCATATACTTTATCATCAGCTTTATACTTTTCAGTATCATAACCGACGGCGGCAATTTTCTTTTGAATGTCGTCGCTTTTAACTTTTGATGGATCGTACACCAGTGTGAGTAGCTTAGTGCTTTTATCCCAGTTCGCTTTGCTTACGCCATCAACCTTTGAGGCTTTTTCAATTGTGGCCTGACAGGTTTCGCATTCGCCCAAAACTTTTATGGTCTCAGTTTTTGTAGAAGCCATATTCGTTTTAGCGTCCATTTTGGTTTTGGACATGTCCATCTGGGAATGATCGTGCATTTGGGCATATGAGTTTGAGCCCAGAACTACTGACAATACGGCAACTATAATGATTTTTACAGTTTTCATTTGATTTGAATTTGATGTTAATGTAATGTATTGAAAATGGAATTAGGTATCAGGATGCAGGCATCAGGATACAAACCAAGAATCATCCTCCAGCAAAAGAAATTGAATAATCTTTTTAGCTGAAAAATGGTGTTACATATACATCAAATGCGAAAAATACAGATTTTGGGCAAGCTTACAGCACTCGCAAGAAAGGATTCAGGCGGACTGGCGTTTGCGCTATTCTGAAATAAAGAAGTAAGAGAATAAAATGATATGTTTTCAGGTAGAGTAAAAACCTGCAAAACTGGTTGTTCAATTGTTTTGATTTCGGAAAACGTGGGTGAATAGTTGTGATCTACCTCATAAACAGAAATCGTATTGTTGCAGCAGTGTTTGTCGAGATGACTGCCTGGTTTTGTGCATTCATCAGTTGTTTTCTCTTCCATACCACATGAAGCCACGCCACCCCAAACGGATACCTTCGAAGCTGCAAGTTCTCCACCGCAATAATGTTTAGATACGGTAAGTTGCGTCCCAGAAAGCAGGATGAGTAAAGCGAATAATATGGAGAAAACTCTTTTCATTTGGATATATCAACGCAAACAACTGAAAAATGTTATCCAAAGGTATGATTATTTTGATTCGTTGATTCACGTTTCCATTGAGATTAGGAAATATTAACAAAATGCGCGTATAGCATACATATTAACCATTGTAATTTTTTTTTTTTATTATCAAGGATTCGAGATATAAATAGCAATATTATTCTATAATTTATATTATTTTTGTATTATAATAAATTGAATATCAGATAATTCTATTTGGACCTCTGTTGAATAACTGGTTTCTAAAATATTGAATATTAGTTGTTTGCAGCAGAAGTTCTAATAAAACATTTATCATAGATTATAAATGCCCATTAGATGTATATAGATAATACTCGTTTAGCTTAGGTTGTGTAACAGCAGTCAATTGAAATGGCAAATTGATACATAATATCTTTTGTAATAATTTAATCATTCAAGGTCTGATCTTGAATGATCAAAATTAAACTGTTTATAGAATTTCTTGGTGGATGAAATTTATTAGTTGCCTTTTGTCATTGAGGCATTAACAGTTTAAATTTTTTTCGATGGGGACATTCTGCGAAATCATCCTGGAATTGGAAAATGATCTGTCCCGGATGAAAAAAGTTTCGGAAAAACTTCCGGACCAAATGGAGTATGCAATCGGCCATTGTAAAATTGCATTGGATCGTATGCGTGAACTGGTAATTAACCATGGATTTCCTGACCAAGAATCTGAAATCTATTTTTTCAAAAAGATCAAGCCGACAGTTTATAGTAAATTATTATACTACCGAGCTGTTTTTGATCTGGAAAGTAAATGTCAAAAAGCCGACACATCTGTTATCAGGAGGTATCTTCAAAAAAGGCTTTACAAAATCAACGAATACATGGAAGAACACCAAGTGAAAGTCCAATACTTCAAATGTGGATATAAACACTTGGATGAAAAGTACTTTGTTCGAGGCACAACTGAAATACCACTAGAACTCCGTGGCAGCCATCATTTGATGGACGAAGATTTTTTCACATGGCATGACCATACCTTTTCAGTGATTTTGGCCAATGAAATGCTGACTGAATATATTCGGAAGGAGCTGGAAAGAATTGATAGACCTGCGGAATTCAATCAAAGTCATTATAAATCGCCTCTCAAATGGACAGGGCATAAAATTGATTTGGGAGAGATCATTTATGCTCTTCTATATTCCGGCGTAGTCAACAATGGAAATGCCTCAATAATTGAGTTGGCAGAAGCCTTTGAACAAATCTTCAATGTTGAGATAAAAGAAGATATTTACCGTTATCGTCTGGATATCCAGCGGAGGAAAATTGAACGTACTAAGTTTCTGAATCAACTGATAGCCATCTTGAGGCGAATGATTGATGAAAAAGATGAGTGAAAATGAAAAAGTAATGACTAATCATATTTGAAATGAACCAATACAGGATGTTTTATATCTTTGTCTCGTTGATAATATGATATGAATTATACATCGGGACAAGGATTCCGATAAAATGAAAACATAGGAAGCGTTGGCTTTTTATTTGTGATTCCTAAAACCGCCAGTTTTAAAATAAAGTCACAGAGATAATTAGTCCGATGTCGCGTCTTTGGCGTGACTCGGGTTTATCTGTGACAAGGGTCCTGGCGGTCCCATGGAAGCACTAAATTTCGGGATCACGCCTCTTTTTTGATTAAAATTGAAAATAAAATAAATCGTCATGTCAATCAACACAGAAAAAATCCGCCAAAATGCCGACCTGATCAATCCTATTTCTGCTTGTCCGTTTGGGGAACCAATTAATGAATGCCCCTTCATCCCGTATTATACACTAAATGATGAACGGGAACAAATAATGCAAATTGATATTATTCCGCAAGAGGAACTGGATAAGCTACGTAAGTTCCACCGTGCCTGTATGGAAAAGTATCGGAACGGAGATTGGCCAATGAAAGCCACTGATGTAAATGCACGTTAAAAACAACCCCGAAAGAAAATCCACCCTTACCCAAAATGTCTTCAAATTTTCTACTGATTACAGTTAGCGGTGAAAAGTTTATTGCAATCGCTTCCACTATGCTGTTTGCATTTCAGTTTTACACAGTTTAGTAAGAAGCAAATCCATATCCTCTGAGATTTTCTTGTCAAGAACCTTCGCATAAATTTGAGTCGTTTTCAATGAAGTATGTCCCAATATTTTGGAAACGGTTTCAATTGGAACTCCGTTGCTGAGGGTTACCGATGTGGCAAAGGTATGGCGGGCAATGTGCATGGTAATGTTTTTGTTGATATCACAAATATCTCCAAGTTCTTTCAGGTAGCTATTCATTTTCTGGTTGGTTAAAACCGGCAGTAGAATGTCCTTATTAGAAATTTTCGGATAATCTTCATACCGATTTAATATTTCCCTGGCTTTCGGAAGAATTGGAATCCGGCATCGATTGTTGGTTTTTGATCTGTCAATAATAATCCATTCTTTTCCGTCAGCACCATGTTGAAGATGAGTTCGGCTTAACTTGGCAATGTCTGAGAAGGAAAGTCCAGTATAACAGGCGAAAATAAAAATGTCACGCACAACACTTAAACGTTCGATCTGAATGTTTTTATCCTCCAGCCGTTGTAATTCTTCCATCGAAAGAATTTCCCGGTGAGTTTCATCCAATCCAACTTTAAACTTGGTATATGGATTCTTATCAATGTAATCTAGTGAAATAGCAAGGTTTAAGACACGACGAAAGTGTTTATGATAATTCCACGCAGTATTCTGCTGATTATTAAAATCCTTCTTGATATAAATATCAAATGAATCCAGAAACTTATAATTGATGGATTGAATTGGGATGTCTGTTTTTTTCAATTGAGTACTTATAAATTCAGCCAACCGTTTTCGGGAAGTTTTGTAGTGTTTATAGGTTTCCATCGAATACCCTTTGTTTAGTTTGGCCAGTATACTCTTCAGGTAATAGTCAAAAACAAACAATACTCCTTTTGTTTCTTCGGAATTAAGCAATCTGTTTTTGACTGTGGTTGCATCAAATTCTTCGCCGGAAGACCTCAATTGATTATAAATATCCTGAATTTCAGTTTTCATTTTATCTAGCCGATCATTCAAAACTCTGGCTCCTGGTATTTTCCCTTTTAAATGTTGTTTGTTTTCATCCCATTGGTCTTGAGGAACAAAAATACCTGTTGAGAGATCGACTCTTTTATTTTTGATAGTAAATCTTACATAGATAGGTGATTTACCATCAGCAGACTCCCTGTTTTTTCTTAATGAGAAATTAATGATAATCTTCATAATTCATCTGTTTTGCAATAATTTTAAAAATGGTCTCAGCAACCGTTAAAAATACCTCATTTAAGGCTTTTTAAAAAGCACCAAAATGAGTCAAAGTGAATCAAATAAAATGTTTGTATTCAATTAGTTGCAGAGTTTGCCGCGACCATAAACAGACTAGAAAGTCGTGGTCTCGATTTTGTCCCTAAAAACATGACTTTATATGAAGTTTTTTGATTTTTTAGCCAAAAATAAAAGCGCTTAAATCATTGAATTTAAGCGCTTTTGATCTAATTTGACTTCTACTTTAGTGCCCAGAACAAGACTCGAACTTGCACACCCTTGCGAGCACTAGTCCCTGAAACTAGCGTGTCTACCGATTTCACCATCTGGGCATTCTGCTTTTCGTTTAAAGCGCAGCAAATATAGAAAATTTTAATTTCTGGAGAAGGGTTTTCGCACATAAAAATTTAAAAAGTATGACTTCCATTAAGCTTGTTATTCTTAGATAAACAAGCTCAGTAAGTTACCCTTCGGCTACCTGTCGTTTGTCGGTAAAAATCAGGCTTTGGTCGTTTTATACGTAAGTTCTGGTTGCAAATTGTTGAGCTTGCAATAACAAAATGAGAAAGCATGATTCAAAATTATACAGAACAATATGCCGGGCTTTGGGAAAAATGCTCCATTCAGATGCCTGAGTTTTCATGTGTTTATTTGAAGAGAGATAAGCACCGCAAAGAAAACTTTCTGGATCAATTTCTTGAGACTATCAACGCTTTTCGAAAAGATAGAATTCGAGGTAAATCCTATTCTGAAGTCGAATTACAGTTGTTTATCAGTAATATACGAGACTTTTTGTGCAACGGACTTGATTTTACTGACGGCCAACTCGAATTGATGTTTTCAGACAAGATGCTTGAAATTACCCGCACATTTGTCAGACAAGCCAAGGCTTTCGATCCGGATTTAACTTTTAATGATATTTTTCAGGCATGTCGCAACATGTGGATCATGAATGGATTGCAGTTGATTATGGGAATCCCGATGCAGGTCACTCCTTCTATTTTTGCATACAGCATGTTGTATCCTTACACCGATAATCTGATCGACGATCCAAATGTTTCGGGCTTTGAAAAGTTAGTTTTCAGTGAACGTTTTCGTAACCGGCTTTCAGGAGTAAAACTTGAATCGCGGAATAATACCGAAAATGCCATTTTTCGCTTGGTCGGGATGATTGAAAATGAATATTCGCGGAATGATTTTCCGGAGGTGTATCATAGTCTTTTGGGTATTCACGATGCCCAAACTAACAGCCTGAAACTCCTTCAGCAAAAGAACTTAATTGAGGATGCTGAGATTCTGAAAATTTGTCTGGCAAAAGGTGGCGCTTCGGTATTGGCTGATGGTTATCTGGTTGCCGGAAAACTAACAGAGGAGCAACGTTATTTCTTGTTTGGTTATGGTGCCTATCTTCAGTTGCTCGACGATATTCAGGATGTGGAAGAGGATTTTGCAGCCGGATTGATGACCGTATTTTCCGCATCAGTATTTCGGGTCTCGCTGGATGAGAAGCTGAACAAAACCTATTGGTTTGGAGAACAGGTAATGGAAAGCCTTGAGTTTTTTAATGGACAGCACATAGAATTGTTCAAATCGCTTATGCGCAGAAGTATGGATCTTTTCGTTACTGAAGCCATAGCTCAGGTTCCGGAAGCCTACAGCCGAAAATATGTAACTGCTTTTGAAGGCTTTTCGCCGTTTCACTTTTTGTATATCCGTAAGCGAAAAGAACAATTTGCGCCATACAATGGATTTCTGTTGACGGCAATTGAAGAATTTGCTTTTGCTGAAAGTTTGATTTCGGCTGGATAAAGACAAGTTTAGATCTGACCTTCCTATTTTTTTTGTGTTATAAAAGTTAAAGTGTTTGAAAGACAATTATTTTTTTGTTGTTTTGGTTAATCAAATTAATGAGACTTAATCTTAAACCAAAATAATTAGAAATGAAAAAGTTAATGCTGTTATGTCTTGTGGTACTTACCACTTTTACCTTAAAGGCTCAGGTCAATGTGCTGGAAATTGATGCAGTTGGCGGAAAAACTCAAATCAATAAAAATATTTATGGTCAGTTTGCCGAACACCTCGGACGTTGTATTTACGACGGCATTTGGGTGGGCAAAGACTCGCCGATTCCAAATGTAAACGGTTACCGTAAAGATTTGCTTGAAGCCCTTCAGGCGTTGAAAGTACCGGTGCTACGTTGGCCGGGAGGTTGCTTTGCTGATACTTATCATTGGAAAAACGGCATTGGACCTTTGGCCGATCGCCCAAAAATCAAAAACGTATTCTGGGGTGGAACTGTTGAAGATAACAGCTTTGGTACCAACGAATTCCTGAATTTGTGCGAAATGCTGGGTTGTGATCCATACATCTCTGCAAATGTTGGTTCGGGTACAGTTGGCGAAATGGTCGATTGGATCGAATACATGACTTCGGATGATGATGTTCCGATGGTGCAGCTTCGTAAGAAGAATGGTCGCGAAAAACCATGGAATGTGAAATTTATTGGTATTGGTAATGAGAGTTGGGGTTGTGGTGGTGATATGACTCCTGAATTTTATAGTGACCTGATGAGGCAGTATTCGAACTATGCAAAAATGTATGGTGGCGATAAATTTCAGCGTATTGGCTGTGGCTCGAATGGAGGTGACTTTAACTGGACAAAAGTACTGATGGAAAAAGGCCGCAACAACATGGACGGTTTGTCGCTTCATTATTATACCATTGCCGGCGAAGGTTGGAACAATAAGTCGGCAGCTACCGGCTTTGGCGAAGATCTTTATTTTTCAGGCCTGAAAAAAGCTTTATATATGGACGAATTGGTGAGTAAACATTCAGCGATCATGGATCAGTACGACAAAGATAAACGTGTTGACTTGCTGGTTGACGAATGGGGAATCTGGACCGATGTTGAGCTCGGAACAAATCCCGGTCATTTATTTCAGCAAAACTCGATGCGCGATGCGTTAATTGCATCAAGCACTTTGGATATTATGAATAAACACAGCGACCGCGTTAAAATGGCTAATATTGCACAAGTTGTGAATGTGCTGCAAGCAATGATTCTGACCAAAGGCGATAAAATGATTTTGACGCCAACTTATCAGGTTTTCAAAATGTACAATGTTCATCAGGATGCAACTTTGCTTCCATCGAACTTGATTTGCGAACCGTACAAACTCGGTAATGATCAAATTCCTGCAATCAGCAGTTCTGCATCAGTTGATAAAAATGGTAAAATTCATGTGTCAATCAGCAACCTAAATCCTTCAAAAGAGATTAAATTGGAGATTAATCTTTCAGGAAAAGGTTTTGCTAAAATCAATTCTGGAACTATTTTGACAGCGGCAGCAGTCAATACGGTAAATACGTTTGAAAAGCCCGAAACAATAGTGCCAACAGCTTTTAAAAATGCGAAGAAACTTACTGACAATAAGTTGGAAGTCAGCATTCCTGGAAAATCACTTGTCGTTTTGGAGCTTGAATAGCGATTGTTAATTGTTATCGATAACATAAAGAGCAGCCGGGTTGATTCGTCAATCCGGCTGTTTTTGTTTGAACGGCAATCTTATTCTTCTGAATGATCATCATTTCGTTTTATCGGTTAATTTTGGAGCTTCGATTTTTACTATACCAGATATGGATTCAGAAAAGATAAGAATTGGCTTTTTAGGTGCCGGAGGAATTGCCCGGTCGCATGCCTTTGCCTTGAATTCGCTGAAATATTTCTATTCAGCAGTTCCCGAAATTGAGTTGGAAGCGGTTTGTTCTGCCCGAAAAGAAAGCAGCAATTCATTTGCTGTCAAATTCGGATTCAGAAAATCGCTAACCCTTGAAGAATTCAAATCCAATACAAAAATCAATACCGTTCTGATTCTTGGACCCAATAAGGTTCATTTTGCGCATTTGAAACTGGCTTTGGAAATGCCTTCGGTTACCCGGATTTATTTGGAAAAACCTGTTTGTTCCAATCTGGAAGAAGAAATGGAAATGGCTCAACTGGCTGTTAATTCAGGAAAGCAAATTCAGGTTGGGTTTCAGTATTTGCAAACGGCGTCAGTAAGGGAAGCTTTAGATTTTTGGCACTCTGGGAAATTGGGGAATCCGATCCATTTCGATTTAAAATATTACCATGGCGACTATTTGCAGAAATCGTATCGCGACAAACGGCAAACCCGCTTGACTCCGGCTCCAGATGGCGGAGCCATGGCCGATTTGGGATCGCACGGAATCAGTTTGCTGATGGCATTCCTGGGCGAAAATCTACAAATTACCAGTGCGGTTCAGGCCGGAAGGTTTGCCGATGTTCCCGATGACTCTGATTTATTCAGTTTATTGTCATTGGTTCAGCCTGAAAATTTCGCTGCCGGAACGATGTCAGCCAGTCGCATCAGTTCAGGAACCGGAGATTTGGTTTCACTCGAAATTTATGCTGAAAAAGGAATGCTGCGTTATTCATCGCATTCGGTCGATTATTTCGAATATTATCTCGAAGAAACCGGGCAATGGACACGCCACATTGTTGGCAGCAATTATACACCAATCACCAGTTTCCCGTCGGGGCATGTTCCGCCGGGTTGGTTACGATCGATGATTCATGCACATTATATTTTCCTTGGCGGAAACGATCCGAAAGCATTTATGCCTGATTTAAAGCATGGTTTAGCTGTTCAGCGCATAGTTCGGGAAACTGCCAAATATTTAAAAAATTACAGGGATTTAATACAGGATAATGGAAAGAAGTAGTGGCGTTCTGCTGCACATTAGTTCGCTTCCGGGCGAGGATGGTATTGGTAGTATGGGGAAAGATGCTTTCCAGTTTGTCGATTTTTTGGCACAAACCAAACAAAAGATCTGGCAGATTTTACCGCTCGGTCCGGTTGGATATGGAAATTCACCTTATCAATGTTATTCAGCTTTTGCCGGAAACCCCATGTTTATTGATGTTCAGCAATTAGTCACTGATCGCCTGATTTCCAGAAAGTCAATTGCCGATCAAAACTTCAAGACTAAAACCGTTGAATTTGAGCGGGTAGGAGAGTGGAAGTCCGTTTTATTCAAGGAAGCTTTTGCTGGGTTTCAGAAGAATTTTGACCGCTATAAAGAAGAATATCATACGTTTATGCAGCACAATTCGTGGTGGCTCGATGATTATGCTTTGTTTCGCTCGTTGAAAACGAAATACGGAGAAACCGTTTGGAATACATGGGCTAAAGAATTGGTTACTC is a window from the Aquipluma nitroreducens genome containing:
- a CDS encoding HYC_CC_PP family protein, with product MKRVFSILFALLILLSGTQLTVSKHYCGGELAASKVSVWGGVASCGMEEKTTDECTKPGSHLDKHCCNNTISVYEVDHNYSPTFSEIKTIEQPVLQVFTLPENISFYSLTSLFQNSANASPPESFLASAVSLPKICIFRI
- a CDS encoding class 1 isoprenoid biosynthesis enzyme, with the translated sequence MIQNYTEQYAGLWEKCSIQMPEFSCVYLKRDKHRKENFLDQFLETINAFRKDRIRGKSYSEVELQLFISNIRDFLCNGLDFTDGQLELMFSDKMLEITRTFVRQAKAFDPDLTFNDIFQACRNMWIMNGLQLIMGIPMQVTPSIFAYSMLYPYTDNLIDDPNVSGFEKLVFSERFRNRLSGVKLESRNNTENAIFRLVGMIENEYSRNDFPEVYHSLLGIHDAQTNSLKLLQQKNLIEDAEILKICLAKGGASVLADGYLVAGKLTEEQRYFLFGYGAYLQLLDDIQDVEEDFAAGLMTVFSASVFRVSLDEKLNKTYWFGEQVMESLEFFNGQHIELFKSLMRRSMDLFVTEAIAQVPEAYSRKYVTAFEGFSPFHFLYIRKRKEQFAPYNGFLLTAIEEFAFAESLISAG
- a CDS encoding YncE family protein; protein product: MKNIKTALAVLIGSATLFLACSKDETSTGDVMVNFDAAYVVNGESSTISVINITTNKVENTIDLTKLQSSSGESQMEMGMTNMWPLHIYISSDNSKLIIAAPGMDFSEGHGMMQTSSTGSATDAHSQHHSGSATTMVMSGRILVLDAVTGDLIKEIALEEMVHNAIFSPDGKELWTAIMMPEGKIKVFDATSYSLLYTIPVGQMPAEVTFSDDGKKAFVANGMSNTVTIVDAVSKKVLETTEVGANPVGAWPGMDGMMNVDNEDGQSISMIDGVTNMMTDTLDLGFMPGMVARNTMMNQMWVSDPNGSKIHMWETNNGGVHMIGKSYDDYTHKGEVTVGSGAHAIAFNKDGTVGYVTNQAEGTVSVVDIPNLKETMKITVGKKPNGIVMRFK
- a CDS encoding T9SS type A sorting domain-containing protein produces the protein MKKRISIFYMLPLLLSVQLLNAQIVLNNNDLPKTGDAQISIMVDSIQSINILPGKKGENVFWDFGTLSGKESDVQKWISASLATNYSEFPLAVLAINKECTKVHSHVTHTDIETCKHDFYLKNENGLFYYGSDVQGISKYSIPRPIFPILKYGDSIKNESRLIYYSSGYTQKVLHVTGYSKADAWGTLKTPAGTVSTIRIFTYETVYDSIYTDGSATLKSKTEGNYYYNWYTRELGFPVLQISKGILSQNSNYQTVKYAEKLTSFTTGINEVSENQKFVTVYPNPFNEKATLKILPDFNGEKYTLLIFDIYGRIILRKENNIESEVVIERRSMKQGTYFYQLLNKDINIKGKFAVQ
- a CDS encoding RteC domain-containing protein, with product MGTFCEIILELENDLSRMKKVSEKLPDQMEYAIGHCKIALDRMRELVINHGFPDQESEIYFFKKIKPTVYSKLLYYRAVFDLESKCQKADTSVIRRYLQKRLYKINEYMEEHQVKVQYFKCGYKHLDEKYFVRGTTEIPLELRGSHHLMDEDFFTWHDHTFSVILANEMLTEYIRKELERIDRPAEFNQSHYKSPLKWTGHKIDLGEIIYALLYSGVVNNGNASIIELAEAFEQIFNVEIKEDIYRYRLDIQRRKIERTKFLNQLIAILRRMIDEKDE
- a CDS encoding heavy-metal-associated domain-containing protein, whose amino-acid sequence is MKTVKIIIVAVLSVVLGSNSYAQMHDHSQMDMSKTKMDAKTNMASTKTETIKVLGECETCQATIEKASKVDGVSKANWDKSTKLLTLVYDPSKVKSDDIQKKIAAVGYDTEKYKADDKVYAKLNACCKYVRKK
- a CDS encoding site-specific integrase, translating into MKIIINFSLRKNRESADGKSPIYVRFTIKNKRVDLSTGIFVPQDQWDENKQHLKGKIPGARVLNDRLDKMKTEIQDIYNQLRSSGEEFDATTVKNRLLNSEETKGVLFVFDYYLKSILAKLNKGYSMETYKHYKTSRKRLAEFISTQLKKTDIPIQSINYKFLDSFDIYIKKDFNNQQNTAWNYHKHFRRVLNLAISLDYIDKNPYTKFKVGLDETHREILSMEELQRLEDKNIQIERLSVVRDIFIFACYTGLSFSDIAKLSRTHLQHGADGKEWIIIDRSKTNNRCRIPILPKAREILNRYEDYPKISNKDILLPVLTNQKMNSYLKELGDICDINKNITMHIARHTFATSVTLSNGVPIETVSKILGHTSLKTTQIYAKVLDKKISEDMDLLLTKLCKTEMQTA